The Coleofasciculus sp. FACHB-T130 genome contains the following window.
TAACTGTGTGTATGGCATCGCCCCCTCCTTAAGTTGCTCCTTGTCTCTCCTTAATTTTGCAATTCGACGATCGCCAACTGGCACACTATTTTCTCATTCATGCAGGAGGTCTAATTTACTGAAGCAAGCTTTGCAGCAACGAACTCAAGGCTTGCCAGAACGTGCCAGCAGCCACTGCAAACAACAAAGTAATCGCAGCAGTTAATCCATAACTGAAACACATCAGCAAACCATCGGCTTCTAGCATGGCAATGACGAGTAGCAAAATCCCAATTGTTGGAATCGGATTCGTAAAAGGGATGGGTAACATCAGCAACACAGACAGCCATGCAATACAAAGCCCGTTTAATTGCCAAATTTGAGGATTTTCTGCGATCCAGCGTAACCGGGGACGAGTCACTTTCTCCAGGACCCCCGTAACTCGTTGCAGATTTTTTAAAAGTTGCTGGGCAAACCAGCGGGGAAATCTGAACTGGCGAATTCTTTTGGGTAGCCAAGGAAAACGTTGCCCTAAAGCCATTTGCAACGCTAATATCAAGCTGCCGCTACCCAATATCACTGTAAATCCGGGTGGCATCGGAAACAGAAACGGCAAAACAAGTAATGCAATAACTAAACTAAAGCCCCTTTCAGAAGTTTCTGCCAGAACATCCGCTAAAGTTAACGGTTTATTCGCTAACTTCTCTAGAAGAGACTTGATATTTTGAGAGAATCTGAGGTGCATGGGGTGTTAAATTCTCGGCTTTTAGGTCAACTTTTTTTCAATAAATAAATATCTCTTCTAATTTTAATGTAAAGTAAGATTGCTTTTTTCAACTGCACTTAACTATTGGTCAGAGAAAAAAATGCAGTGGTGAAAAGCATATCAACCCCTGCTTTTACGGGCAGAACAATTAAATAAATCCCACTAAATAGGGATGTTATCGAGGGAACTCTCATTACTTGGTATAGCAAGAGATGTTTGCACAATTGCGATCCCCTACCTTATTTTAGCTAGCCATTCTGTCGGAGGAGAATATCCTAGGAGATACTCAATCTTGCAGTTGCTTACTCACTTGGGAACAACAACTCGCTATGCCAGCAGGAAGAAGTGCTGTTGACTTCCCGAAGTGGGGGTATTTTAGAAAGGGCGAGCAAATTTTTCAAACGCCTGACTTCGCCAAGTCTCAACTACTCTAACAACAGATCGAGAATCCTCTAACAATTGGTGCGTATCCTTTCCAGGGATTCAGTAATAGGGAATTATTGTACCGGACTAGGATGATCCTTAACCAAGTGGAAGCGA
Protein-coding sequences here:
- a CDS encoding exopolysaccharide biosynthesis protein; the encoded protein is MHLRFSQNIKSLLEKLANKPLTLADVLAETSERGFSLVIALLVLPFLFPMPPGFTVILGSGSLILALQMALGQRFPWLPKRIRQFRFPRWFAQQLLKNLQRVTGVLEKVTRPRLRWIAENPQIWQLNGLCIAWLSVLLMLPIPFTNPIPTIGILLLVIAMLEADGLLMCFSYGLTAAITLLFAVAAGTFWQALSSLLQSLLQ